A window of the Brassica napus cultivar Da-Ae chromosome C5, Da-Ae, whole genome shotgun sequence genome harbors these coding sequences:
- the LOC106435334 gene encoding myb-related protein 2 isoform X3 gives MYYQNQHQGKSILSSSRMHLPSERHPFLRGGNNSPGDSGLILSTDAKPRLKWTPDLHERFIEAVNQLGGADKATPKTIMKVMGIPGLTLYHLKSHLQKYRLSKNLNGQANSGLNKIGMMTMIEEKSPDADEIQSESLSIGPQPNKNSPISEALQMQIEVQRRLHEQLELRIEAQGKYLQSVLEKAQETLGRQNLSPAGIEAAKVQLSELVSKVSAEYPNTSFLDPKEFQNLCPQQMQTAYPQDSCLTSSEGAQKNPKMLGLRTYLGDSTSEQKEVIEEPLFQRMELTWTEGLRGNPYLSTMVSDAEQRISLGVGMHGHRGHQQGNNAYNKEERFNDKSEDHKLETQSTKTELDLNTHVENYCTTRPKQFDLNGFSWN, from the exons ATGTATTACCAAAACCAGCACCAAGGAAAGAGTatcctctcttcttcaagaATGCACTTACCTTCTGAGAGACATCCATTCCTTAGAGGAGGGAATAATAGTCCAGGAGATTCTGGTCTCATCCTTTCAACCGATGCAAAGCCACGCTTAAAATGGACTCCTGATCTTCATGAGAGATTCATTGAAGCAGTTAATCAACTCGGTGGAGCTGACA AAGCTACTCCTAAAACAATCATGAAAGTCATGGGTATTCCAGGGCTTACCTTATACCATCTCAAAAGTCATCTTCAG AAATACAGGCTGAGCAAGAATCTCAACGGACAAGCTAACAGCGGCTTAAACAAAATAg GTATGATGACCATGATAGAAGAAAAGAGCCCTGATGCAGATGAAATTCAAAGCGAGAGTTTAAGCATTGGACCACAGCCAAACAA GAACTCACCTATAAGCGAAGCACTCCAAATGCAAATAGAGGTCCAAAGAAGGCTTCATGAGCAACTAGAG CTCAGGATAGAGGCTCAAGGGAAGTACTTGCAATCAGTTTTGGAGAAGGCACAAGAGACTCTTGGAAGACAGAACCTGAGTCCAGCTGGGATCGAAGCTGCCAAAGTTCAGCTCTCCGAGTTAGTATCCAAAGTATCAGCAGAGTACCCAAACACTAGCTTCCTGGACCCAAAAGAGTTTCAAAACCTATGCCCACAACAGATGCAAACAGCTTATCCACAGGATAGTTGCTTGACCTCGAGCGAGGGAGCTCAGAAAAACCCTAAAATGCTAGGGCTAAGAACATATCTTGGTGATTCAACATCCGAGCAGAAAGAGGTTATTGAAGAGCCATTGTTCCAAAGAATGGAGCTCACGTGGACTGAAGGTTTAAGAGGGAATCCATATCTTTCAACAATGGTTAGTGACGCTGAACAAAGAATCTCATTGGGAGTAGGAATGCACGGACACAGAGGTCATCAACAAGGCAACAATGCGTATAATAAAGAAGAAAGATTCAATGACAAGAGTGAGGATCATAAGCTTGAGACACAAAGCACAAAGACAGAGCTAGATCTTAACACACATGTTGAAAACTATTGTACAACGCGTCCGAAACAGTTCGACTTGAATGGTTTTAGCTGGAACTGA
- the LOC106435334 gene encoding myb-related protein 2 isoform X1 — MYYQNQHQGKSILSSSRMHLPSERHPFLRGGNNSPGDSGLILSTDAKPRLKWTPDLHERFIEAVNQLGGADKATPKTIMKVMGIPGLTLYHLKSHLQKYRLSKNLNGQANSGLNKIGMMTMIEEKSPDADEIQSESLSIGPQPNKNSPISEALQMQIEVQRRLHEQLEVQRHLQLRIEAQGKYLQSVLEKAQETLGRQNLSPAGIEAAKVQLSELVSKVSAEYPNTSFLDPKEFQNLCPQQMQTAYPQDSCLTSSEGAQKNPKMLGLRTYLGDSTSEQKEVIEEPLFQRMELTWTEGLRGNPYLSTMVSDAEQRISLGVGMHGHRGHQQGNNAYNKEERFNDKSEDHKLETQSTKTELDLNTHVENYCTTRPKQFDLNGFSWN; from the exons ATGTATTACCAAAACCAGCACCAAGGAAAGAGTatcctctcttcttcaagaATGCACTTACCTTCTGAGAGACATCCATTCCTTAGAGGAGGGAATAATAGTCCAGGAGATTCTGGTCTCATCCTTTCAACCGATGCAAAGCCACGCTTAAAATGGACTCCTGATCTTCATGAGAGATTCATTGAAGCAGTTAATCAACTCGGTGGAGCTGACA AAGCTACTCCTAAAACAATCATGAAAGTCATGGGTATTCCAGGGCTTACCTTATACCATCTCAAAAGTCATCTTCAG AAATACAGGCTGAGCAAGAATCTCAACGGACAAGCTAACAGCGGCTTAAACAAAATAg GTATGATGACCATGATAGAAGAAAAGAGCCCTGATGCAGATGAAATTCAAAGCGAGAGTTTAAGCATTGGACCACAGCCAAACAA GAACTCACCTATAAGCGAAGCACTCCAAATGCAAATAGAGGTCCAAAGAAGGCTTCATGAGCAACTAGAG GTACAGCGACATTTGCAGCTCAGGATAGAGGCTCAAGGGAAGTACTTGCAATCAGTTTTGGAGAAGGCACAAGAGACTCTTGGAAGACAGAACCTGAGTCCAGCTGGGATCGAAGCTGCCAAAGTTCAGCTCTCCGAGTTAGTATCCAAAGTATCAGCAGAGTACCCAAACACTAGCTTCCTGGACCCAAAAGAGTTTCAAAACCTATGCCCACAACAGATGCAAACAGCTTATCCACAGGATAGTTGCTTGACCTCGAGCGAGGGAGCTCAGAAAAACCCTAAAATGCTAGGGCTAAGAACATATCTTGGTGATTCAACATCCGAGCAGAAAGAGGTTATTGAAGAGCCATTGTTCCAAAGAATGGAGCTCACGTGGACTGAAGGTTTAAGAGGGAATCCATATCTTTCAACAATGGTTAGTGACGCTGAACAAAGAATCTCATTGGGAGTAGGAATGCACGGACACAGAGGTCATCAACAAGGCAACAATGCGTATAATAAAGAAGAAAGATTCAATGACAAGAGTGAGGATCATAAGCTTGAGACACAAAGCACAAAGACAGAGCTAGATCTTAACACACATGTTGAAAACTATTGTACAACGCGTCCGAAACAGTTCGACTTGAATGGTTTTAGCTGGAACTGA
- the LOC106435351 gene encoding uncharacterized protein LOC106435351 has translation MKGSKANLSTLAEKCKTIIVSNWKGYLNTIKPEDKASIIHTSKVKYVMRRGKPYLWVPESEPHNVNIMFDERGSFSVSHPYPGPLAALLKSIGKVPNRVALTGEIIPVKEKRIEAVNKYVEEAIQSEMRAISDSPYSVRSILSSSDQMYASRCESLKALVDGGNEKYVIYKFVPSSCMFIDANGANKEIDLKVLELSKADPLGAWSTNLVDGINKNESRRRALILFCLYYLDINARDAYMVSLDTKGFELLGKVPSEEEGGDEYQWREFRFEFEEEVKDVEAFCQQLVEMEQEVVNKFTDHTGL, from the exons ATGAAAGGAAGCAAGGCGAATCTCTCTACACTAGCGGAGAAATGCAAA ACTATAATCGTCTCGAACTGGAAAGGGTATCTAAACACCATCAAACCTGAAGATAAAGCTAG TATAATACATACTTCAAAGGTTAAGTACGTGATGAGACGAGGAAAGCCTTATCTCTGGGTACCTGAATCTGAACCCCACAATGTC AACATAATGTTTGATGAACGTGGATCCTTCTCCGTTTCTCATCCCTATCCTGGTCCCCTTGCAGCTTTGTTGAAGTCAATAGGAAAG GTTCCAAACCGGGTTGCTCTTACTGGAGAAATCATCCCTGTCAAAGAGAAAAGG ATTGAGGCGGTGAATAAATATGTGGAGGAAGCTATACAATCAGAGATGAGAGCGATTAGTGACTCCCCATACTCGGTCCGCAGTATCTTGAGTTCTTCCGACCAGATGTATGCCTCCCGGTGCGAGAGTCTTAAAGCCCTTGTCGATGGTGGCAATGAGAAATACGTTATCTACAAGTTTGTTCCCAG CTCATGTATGTTTATCGATGCAAATGGTGCTAATAAAGAAATAGACTTGAAGGTCTTGGAGCTCTCAAAAGCAGATCCATTAG GGGCCTGGTCTACAAATCTTGTGGATGGAATCAACAAGAACGAATCCAGAAGACGTGCTTTGATTCTTTTCTGCTTATACTATCTTGACATCAACGCAAGG GATGCTTACATGGTATCTCTGGATACGAAAGGATTTGAATTGCTGGGGAAGGTAccgagtgaggaagaaggtggagatgAGTATCAGTGGAGAGAGTTTAGGTTTGAGTTTGAAGAAGAGGTGAAAGACGTTGAAGCTTTCTGCCAACAGCTTGTGGAAATGGAACAAGAGGTTGTCAACAAGTTCACTGACCATACCGGTTTGTAA
- the LOC106435334 gene encoding myb-related protein 2 isoform X2, giving the protein MYYQNQHQGKSILSSSRMHLPSERHPFLRGGNNSPGDSGLILSTDAKPRLKWTPDLHERFIEAVNQLGGADKATPKTIMKVMGIPGLTLYHLKSHLQKYRLSKNLNGQANSGLNKIGMMTMIEEKSPDADEIQSESLSIGPQPNKNSPISEALQMQIEVQRRLHEQLERHLQLRIEAQGKYLQSVLEKAQETLGRQNLSPAGIEAAKVQLSELVSKVSAEYPNTSFLDPKEFQNLCPQQMQTAYPQDSCLTSSEGAQKNPKMLGLRTYLGDSTSEQKEVIEEPLFQRMELTWTEGLRGNPYLSTMVSDAEQRISLGVGMHGHRGHQQGNNAYNKEERFNDKSEDHKLETQSTKTELDLNTHVENYCTTRPKQFDLNGFSWN; this is encoded by the exons ATGTATTACCAAAACCAGCACCAAGGAAAGAGTatcctctcttcttcaagaATGCACTTACCTTCTGAGAGACATCCATTCCTTAGAGGAGGGAATAATAGTCCAGGAGATTCTGGTCTCATCCTTTCAACCGATGCAAAGCCACGCTTAAAATGGACTCCTGATCTTCATGAGAGATTCATTGAAGCAGTTAATCAACTCGGTGGAGCTGACA AAGCTACTCCTAAAACAATCATGAAAGTCATGGGTATTCCAGGGCTTACCTTATACCATCTCAAAAGTCATCTTCAG AAATACAGGCTGAGCAAGAATCTCAACGGACAAGCTAACAGCGGCTTAAACAAAATAg GTATGATGACCATGATAGAAGAAAAGAGCCCTGATGCAGATGAAATTCAAAGCGAGAGTTTAAGCATTGGACCACAGCCAAACAA GAACTCACCTATAAGCGAAGCACTCCAAATGCAAATAGAGGTCCAAAGAAGGCTTCATGAGCAACTAGAG CGACATTTGCAGCTCAGGATAGAGGCTCAAGGGAAGTACTTGCAATCAGTTTTGGAGAAGGCACAAGAGACTCTTGGAAGACAGAACCTGAGTCCAGCTGGGATCGAAGCTGCCAAAGTTCAGCTCTCCGAGTTAGTATCCAAAGTATCAGCAGAGTACCCAAACACTAGCTTCCTGGACCCAAAAGAGTTTCAAAACCTATGCCCACAACAGATGCAAACAGCTTATCCACAGGATAGTTGCTTGACCTCGAGCGAGGGAGCTCAGAAAAACCCTAAAATGCTAGGGCTAAGAACATATCTTGGTGATTCAACATCCGAGCAGAAAGAGGTTATTGAAGAGCCATTGTTCCAAAGAATGGAGCTCACGTGGACTGAAGGTTTAAGAGGGAATCCATATCTTTCAACAATGGTTAGTGACGCTGAACAAAGAATCTCATTGGGAGTAGGAATGCACGGACACAGAGGTCATCAACAAGGCAACAATGCGTATAATAAAGAAGAAAGATTCAATGACAAGAGTGAGGATCATAAGCTTGAGACACAAAGCACAAAGACAGAGCTAGATCTTAACACACATGTTGAAAACTATTGTACAACGCGTCCGAAACAGTTCGACTTGAATGGTTTTAGCTGGAACTGA